The genomic interval TCTGCAATTATAGATCAGGAAATAAAAAAAGCAATGTTAGCTAAAGATCAGGCTGCATTAAGAGGTTTACGCGCAATTAAAGCTGCATTATTAGTAGCAAGAACGGAAAAAGGATCGGCAGAAGAAATTACTGAAGATGCGGAAATGAAAATTCTTCAGCGTTTAATTAAACAAAGAAAAGAGTCTTCTGATATTTACAAACAACAAGGCAGAGAAGATCTGGCTGTAATTGAAGACGAAGAAATTGCAGTAATCAGTCAGTTTATGCCACAACAATTAAGCAAAGAAGAAGTAGAAGTTCTGATTGCTAAGCTGATAGCAGATGCTGGTGCGGTGACTGTAAAAGACATGGGCCGTATTATGGGGCTGGCAAATAAAGAACTGGCTGGCAAGGCTGATGGCAAATTGATAGCTGAAATTGTTAAAACTCAATTGGCATAAATTGTGTTAGCTAGTATCTGTAAAGAATTATTTTTTAAAAATAATAGTTTTTTTGTTTAAAATAAATTCAGGCGACTAACTTAGTAGCGTATCTTTAGCAACAATGATGAACCGGACACCATTGTGTCAGTAACCATTCCGGGAAACATTTACAGAAATATATACATACATGAAATACGAAGTAATAGAAGAGGATGGGTTTAAGTATATAGAGGCCGGAAAAGGCGAAACCCTGGTATTACTTCATGGTTTGATGGGAGAGTTGAGCAATTGGGAACCGGTTATTGATCATTTCAAGGAGAATTACCGTATACTAGTGCCAATTTTACCTATATATGAATTGCCTATCCTTACTCTGGGAGTTAAAAGTTTAGCAAAGTACATTCATAAATTTATAAAGTTTAAAAAACTCGGGCAGGTTGTACTGATCGGAAATTCATTGGGCGGACATCTTGGGCTTGTAGTTACCGCTGCACATCAGGAAAGCGTAAAAGCGTTGGTGTTAACGGGCAGTTCTGGTTTATATGAAAATGCTTTTGGTGGTTCTTTCCCAAAAAGAGAGAGCTATGATTATATTCGTGAAAAAGTAGAATTTACCTTTTATGATCCCTCTATCGCCACGAAAGAAATGGTAGATGAGATATTTAAAACGGTTAATGATCGTTCAAGAGTTATCCGTATTCTGGCTTTGGCAAAATCTGCTATCCGCCACAATATGTCTAAGGAACTGAATAAAATTACGATCCCTGTTTCTTTGATCTGGGGAAAAAATGACCAGGTAACTCCGCCGGATGTAGCTGAAGAATTTCATCAGCTGCTGCCTAACTCAGAGTTAAACTGGGTTGATCAATGCGGGCATGTTCCGATGATGGAGCATCCTGAAATTTTTAACACCTATCTGAGTACTTTCTTAGATAGAATTTTACTGAAATAACCATGTTTGCATCTGAACTCATATCAAATTCGATCCTGCCGCTACAGACTTCTGAAACGGTACACACTGCTTTGGATAGAATGGGTGAGTTCAAATTGAACCATTTACCGGTATTGAACAATGGCCAGTTTCTGGGCATTGTGGCTGAAGATCATCTGCTGGAAATAAGAAATGTGGAAGAGCCTATAGGAAATCTTTCTTTAACTATTCTTAACCCATTCGTTTATCAGGATGTTCATGTGTATGATGTGATCAGAATATTTGATCAGCTGAAGCTTTCTTTAGTACCGGTACTGGATTATCAAAAGAATTATCTGGGGGTTATTTCTATACATGACTTATTA from Pedobacter sp. WC2423 carries:
- a CDS encoding GatB/YqeY domain-containing protein, whose protein sequence is MVSAIIDQEIKKAMLAKDQAALRGLRAIKAALLVARTEKGSAEEITEDAEMKILQRLIKQRKESSDIYKQQGREDLAVIEDEEIAVISQFMPQQLSKEEVEVLIAKLIADAGAVTVKDMGRIMGLANKELAGKADGKLIAEIVKTQLA
- a CDS encoding alpha/beta fold hydrolase, which translates into the protein MKYEVIEEDGFKYIEAGKGETLVLLHGLMGELSNWEPVIDHFKENYRILVPILPIYELPILTLGVKSLAKYIHKFIKFKKLGQVVLIGNSLGGHLGLVVTAAHQESVKALVLTGSSGLYENAFGGSFPKRESYDYIREKVEFTFYDPSIATKEMVDEIFKTVNDRSRVIRILALAKSAIRHNMSKELNKITIPVSLIWGKNDQVTPPDVAEEFHQLLPNSELNWVDQCGHVPMMEHPEIFNTYLSTFLDRILLK
- a CDS encoding CBS domain-containing protein — its product is MFASELISNSILPLQTSETVHTALDRMGEFKLNHLPVLNNGQFLGIVAEDHLLEIRNVEEPIGNLSLTILNPFVYQDVHVYDVIRIFDQLKLSLVPVLDYQKNYLGVISIHDLLKYTSDIFAVKEPGGIIVLEINNRNNSLSHMAQIVEGDNAQILSSYVQNFPDSTRLEVTLKINKTELSGIISSFERYDYQVKAVFNSTTQDNGTEDRYNLLMSYLNV